In one window of Polynucleobacter sp. AM-7D1 DNA:
- the metK gene encoding methionine adenosyltransferase, with product MANDYFFTSESVSEGHPDKVADQISDAILDSILAQDPTARVAAETLCNTGLVVLAGEITTNANVDYIQVARNTLREIGYDNTDYGIDYKGCAVLVAYDKQSPDIAQGVDKAHDDGLDQGAGDQGLMFGYACDETAELMPLPIHLSHRLVERQSQLRRDGRLNWLRPDAKSQVTLRYVDGKPDSIDTVVLSTQHDEEISLEKLREAVIEEIIKPVLPKHLIKGAINFLVNPTGRFVIGGPQGDCGLTGRKIIVDTYGGAAPHGGGAFSGKDPSKVDRSAAYAGRYVAKNVVAAGLASKCLIQISYAIGVAKPTSVMVSTFGTGKISDEKIAQLVSEHFDLRPKGIVKMLNLLRPIYRKTAAYGHFGREEPEFTWEQCDKAPALRAAAGL from the coding sequence ATGGCAAATGATTACTTCTTTACCTCAGAATCGGTTTCTGAAGGTCACCCCGATAAAGTAGCAGACCAAATCTCTGATGCCATCTTGGATTCGATCCTGGCTCAGGACCCAACTGCGCGCGTTGCTGCAGAAACTTTGTGTAATACCGGCTTAGTAGTGTTAGCTGGTGAAATCACAACGAATGCCAATGTGGATTACATTCAAGTAGCTCGTAATACTTTGCGTGAAATTGGTTACGACAATACTGACTACGGTATCGATTACAAAGGTTGTGCCGTGTTGGTTGCTTATGACAAGCAAAGTCCTGATATCGCACAGGGCGTGGACAAGGCGCATGATGACGGCTTAGACCAAGGTGCTGGTGACCAAGGTTTGATGTTTGGTTACGCCTGTGATGAAACTGCAGAGCTCATGCCTTTGCCAATTCATTTGTCACACCGCTTGGTAGAGCGTCAGTCTCAACTGCGCCGTGACGGCCGTTTGAACTGGTTGCGTCCAGATGCGAAGTCTCAAGTGACCTTGCGCTATGTGGATGGCAAGCCTGACTCAATCGATACAGTAGTTCTCTCCACACAACATGATGAAGAAATCTCTCTCGAGAAATTGCGCGAAGCAGTGATCGAAGAAATCATCAAACCAGTATTGCCAAAGCATTTGATCAAAGGCGCGATTAATTTCTTAGTAAACCCAACAGGTCGATTTGTGATCGGCGGCCCGCAAGGCGATTGTGGTCTGACTGGTCGCAAGATCATTGTGGATACCTACGGCGGTGCAGCTCCTCACGGTGGTGGCGCGTTCTCTGGGAAGGATCCTTCCAAGGTTGACCGTTCCGCTGCGTATGCTGGTCGCTATGTGGCAAAGAACGTCGTTGCTGCTGGTTTGGCAAGCAAGTGCTTGATTCAGATCTCTTACGCGATTGGTGTGGCTAAACCAACTTCAGTAATGGTGAGCACTTTCGGTACTGGCAAGATTTCTGACGAGAAGATTGCACAACTGGTTTCTGAGCACTTTGACTTGCGTCCAAAGGGCATCGTCAAGATGTTGAACCTCTTGCGTCCGATTTATCGCAAGACGGCTGCTTATGGCCACTTTGGTCGTGAAGAGCCAGAATTTACTTGGGAACAGTGCGACAAGGCGCCTGCCTTACGCGCAGCTGCTGGCTTGTAA
- a CDS encoding lysophospholipid acyltransferase family protein: protein MRKFLLKLTLAAIAVLPLFLVQVIGAALGVLAYVGSKQYRSLFRPQYEAVIKSHHLPLQIWRATAASGQLFSDSLWIWRNPKKALSLVEVQDWDLVEAAINEGHGLVMLTPHLGGFEIIPRVLAQHFPATILYRPSRQEWLNEVVEEGRAYPNMHFVPTNLNGVRQMTRALTRGEAIGILPDQVPSGGEGVWVPFFGRPAYTTPLPARLANRNNTPVVMFTAKRKGLGKGWLMQAKRLEPLSEDSTLAATELNVAIENAILVAPNQFIWAYNRYKHPSGAELPPSN, encoded by the coding sequence GTGCGCAAATTCCTTCTTAAGCTAACCCTCGCAGCAATAGCGGTATTACCCTTATTCCTAGTTCAGGTAATTGGGGCTGCTTTAGGGGTTCTGGCTTATGTGGGCTCCAAGCAATATCGATCACTTTTTCGTCCTCAATACGAGGCCGTTATTAAAAGTCATCATTTGCCCCTGCAAATCTGGCGTGCGACTGCTGCATCAGGGCAACTCTTCTCAGACAGTTTGTGGATTTGGCGAAATCCCAAAAAAGCACTTTCCCTTGTTGAAGTACAAGACTGGGATCTCGTTGAAGCAGCTATCAATGAAGGGCATGGCTTAGTCATGCTCACACCCCACCTTGGCGGCTTTGAAATTATTCCTCGGGTACTTGCGCAGCACTTCCCCGCCACCATTCTTTATCGTCCGTCCCGCCAAGAATGGCTTAACGAAGTGGTGGAAGAGGGTCGCGCTTACCCCAATATGCATTTCGTACCAACGAACCTTAATGGCGTTCGTCAAATGACGCGAGCGCTGACACGTGGTGAAGCAATTGGCATTCTTCCAGATCAAGTCCCGAGCGGTGGTGAAGGTGTGTGGGTTCCCTTTTTTGGACGCCCTGCCTACACAACCCCACTTCCTGCACGCCTAGCCAATCGCAACAACACACCGGTTGTGATGTTTACTGCCAAACGTAAAGGGCTTGGTAAAGGCTGGCTCATGCAAGCTAAGAGACTAGAGCCGCTTTCTGAAGACTCGACACTCGCAGCCACTGAACTCAACGTTGCCATTGAGAATGCAATCCTAGTTGCACCCAATCAATTCATCTGGGCCTATAACCGCTACAAACATCCCAGTGGAGCAGAATTACCACCGAGTAATTAG
- a CDS encoding lipid A biosynthesis acyltransferase translates to MTWLQNVFNFLALSLLRLFAFLPYGLTIYIGYGLGWLAAHIPNERAKVVKTNLRLCFPNLSEDEIHSLALEHWKLFGRSVIERSRIWLGSGKQITDIVSINSEITLGDRKPRLLINPHFVGLEGGFMALSVLASQHDWPRGAGLYQNMKNPFFNQKMIEWRNRFGGKSIERQSRLRDLIREIQTGNFIFIAPDIDLGPRDSVFVPFFGIQTNTITSVSRLARLSGAEVCFMTTTLNADRMGYTCNISAPLPNFPTDDVEADTARLNKYIEDLVRERPAEYYWVHKRFKHRPPGEPSLYN, encoded by the coding sequence ATGACCTGGTTACAAAACGTTTTCAATTTTCTAGCACTCAGCTTACTGCGCCTGTTTGCTTTTTTGCCTTATGGTCTCACCATTTACATTGGTTATGGCCTTGGCTGGTTGGCGGCGCATATACCCAATGAGCGTGCCAAGGTTGTTAAAACAAACCTACGTCTTTGCTTTCCTAATCTGAGCGAAGATGAAATTCATTCGCTTGCATTAGAACATTGGAAGTTATTCGGACGCAGCGTCATCGAGAGAAGTCGTATTTGGCTTGGCAGCGGAAAACAAATTACCGACATCGTCAGTATCAATTCTGAGATTACGCTGGGGGATCGCAAGCCACGTCTATTAATCAACCCGCACTTTGTTGGGCTTGAAGGTGGCTTCATGGCACTATCGGTTTTAGCAAGTCAGCATGATTGGCCTCGTGGTGCTGGCCTCTACCAAAATATGAAGAATCCTTTTTTTAATCAAAAGATGATTGAATGGAGAAATCGTTTTGGGGGGAAATCGATCGAGAGACAAAGTCGCTTGCGCGATTTGATCCGGGAAATTCAAACCGGGAACTTTATTTTTATTGCGCCTGATATTGATCTCGGTCCACGTGACTCGGTTTTTGTTCCCTTCTTTGGAATTCAAACCAATACCATCACCTCAGTCTCACGCCTGGCTAGGCTCAGCGGCGCAGAAGTGTGCTTCATGACCACCACCTTAAATGCTGATCGCATGGGATATACCTGCAATATCAGTGCACCACTTCCCAATTTTCCAACAGATGATGTTGAGGCAGATACCGCACGCCTGAATAAATATATCGAAGACCTTGTTCGCGAAAGGCCTGCAGAGTACTATTGGGTACACAAGCGCTTTAAACATAGGCCGCCTGGCGAGCCTAGCCTTTACAACTAA
- the dapF gene encoding diaminopimelate epimerase — MHGAGNDFIVLNGINQDLSDITREQWQKLAHRQFGIGADQILLVEKATRPDADFRYRIFNSDGGEVEQCGNGSRCFVRFVLDQGLSTKNPLRVEVAHTVLTLKSHEDGEVEVDMGAPIFEHSQIPFNASGLASKQEFHEMLYALPIATPAAHDSWIGVLSMGNPHAVQVVGDVDSAPVLEEGPSIERDPVFPKRVNAGYMQVINRNEIKLRVYERGAGETLACGTGACAAVVSGIRRGLLDSPVKVHTRGGDLQIAWGGMINEVAQSVIMTGPAITVFEGETQI; from the coding sequence ATGCATGGTGCGGGCAATGATTTCATTGTGCTCAATGGGATTAATCAAGATCTCAGCGATATCACTCGTGAACAATGGCAAAAACTAGCCCATCGCCAGTTTGGTATTGGTGCCGATCAAATCCTGCTGGTTGAAAAAGCCACGCGCCCTGATGCCGATTTTCGTTATCGTATTTTTAATTCTGATGGTGGCGAGGTAGAGCAATGCGGTAATGGCTCGCGCTGCTTTGTTCGCTTTGTGCTCGACCAAGGCCTTTCTACAAAGAATCCCTTACGCGTAGAAGTTGCGCATACAGTGCTTACACTCAAGTCTCATGAAGATGGCGAGGTGGAGGTGGATATGGGCGCGCCGATTTTTGAGCACAGCCAAATTCCATTTAATGCGAGTGGCCTTGCAAGTAAGCAAGAGTTTCATGAAATGCTCTATGCATTACCTATTGCTACGCCTGCTGCACACGATAGCTGGATAGGTGTTTTGTCGATGGGTAATCCCCATGCAGTTCAAGTGGTGGGTGATGTTGACAGCGCACCCGTTCTCGAAGAAGGTCCGTCAATCGAGAGAGATCCGGTATTTCCAAAAAGAGTGAATGCTGGCTACATGCAAGTGATCAATCGCAATGAAATTAAATTGCGCGTCTATGAGCGGGGTGCTGGTGAGACTCTCGCTTGTGGCACTGGTGCATGCGCTGCAGTGGTCTCTGGCATTCGTCGCGGCTTACTTGACTCCCCCGTCAAAGTGCACACCCGTGGCGGTGATTTGCAAATTGCCTGGGGCGGAATGATTAATGAAGTGGCTCAGAGCGTCATCATGACTGGGCCAGCCATCACCGTGTTCGAGGGTGAAACACAAATCTAA
- the pyrE gene encoding orotate phosphoribosyltransferase, translating to MSSKNSNQDNFIHFALEANVLSFGEFKTKAGRLSPYFFNAGGFNDGTRLSALGKYYAKALQESGLQYDMLYGPAYKGITLAAATAIALADAGRNVPYAYNRKEAKDHGEGGSLVGAPVKGRVVIIDDVISAGTSVRESVKLIRDAGAEPAAVLIALDRMEKSGTATEIGDKSAVQAVEQEFGLPVVAIANLADLMAFLTASSNAELTKYLPAVKTYREKYGI from the coding sequence ATGAGCTCAAAAAATTCTAATCAAGATAACTTTATTCATTTTGCTTTGGAGGCAAATGTTTTGTCGTTTGGGGAGTTTAAAACTAAAGCGGGGCGCCTTTCCCCTTATTTCTTTAATGCGGGTGGATTTAATGATGGTACCCGCCTCAGTGCGCTAGGAAAGTATTACGCCAAGGCTTTGCAAGAGTCTGGCCTGCAATATGACATGCTGTACGGCCCAGCTTATAAAGGCATTACTTTGGCTGCTGCCACTGCAATTGCTCTAGCCGATGCTGGCCGCAATGTTCCATATGCCTACAACCGTAAAGAAGCCAAAGATCATGGCGAGGGAGGCTCACTGGTGGGTGCTCCAGTTAAAGGCAGGGTGGTCATCATTGATGATGTGATCTCAGCTGGGACATCTGTACGCGAGTCCGTAAAGCTTATTCGCGATGCAGGTGCAGAGCCAGCAGCGGTATTGATTGCTTTGGATCGTATGGAGAAGTCCGGGACGGCTACAGAGATTGGCGATAAGTCAGCAGTGCAAGCAGTGGAGCAAGAGTTTGGTTTGCCGGTAGTAGCAATTGCAAACTTGGCAGACCTGATGGCCTTCTTAACTGCCTCCAGCAATGCCGAGTTAACAAAGTATCTTCCAGCAGTGAAAACCTATCGCGAGAAATACGGAATTTAA
- a CDS encoding exodeoxyribonuclease III, translated as MLRIISANLNGIRSAVKKGFMPWVVKQKADFVCMQELKAQQDDLEDAILNPDGLHGFFHHAEKKGYSGCGIYTPHKPDEVLYGYGNEEFDAEGRYVEARFKKLSVISVYMPSGSSSPERQEAKYRYLDSFLPHLVELKKSGREIVLCGDVNIAHNEIDLKNWKGNLKNSGFLPEERAWLTNLFGKIGYVDVYRKLEPEATDACYTWWSNRGQAYAKNVGWRIDYHITTPGIAGSAKNTAVYKEERFSDHAPLTVDYDWSI; from the coding sequence ATGTTACGCATCATTTCTGCCAACCTCAACGGTATCCGCTCCGCGGTCAAAAAAGGCTTTATGCCATGGGTGGTGAAGCAAAAGGCGGACTTTGTCTGTATGCAGGAGCTCAAGGCTCAGCAAGACGATTTAGAAGATGCCATTCTGAATCCGGATGGGCTACACGGCTTTTTTCATCATGCCGAAAAAAAAGGCTATAGCGGGTGCGGCATCTATACCCCTCATAAGCCAGATGAGGTCCTATATGGCTATGGCAATGAGGAGTTCGATGCTGAAGGTCGCTATGTCGAGGCTCGATTCAAAAAGCTCTCTGTCATCTCGGTATACATGCCCTCAGGCTCAAGCTCGCCAGAAAGGCAGGAAGCAAAATATCGTTATCTAGACTCTTTCTTGCCACACTTGGTTGAACTCAAAAAGTCAGGGCGTGAAATTGTGCTGTGTGGGGACGTCAATATTGCCCACAACGAGATTGACCTTAAAAACTGGAAAGGCAATCTGAAGAACTCAGGATTTTTACCCGAAGAGCGCGCTTGGCTGACAAACCTATTTGGCAAAATTGGCTACGTAGATGTCTATAGAAAACTAGAGCCCGAAGCAACTGATGCCTGCTACACCTGGTGGAGTAATCGCGGTCAAGCTTATGCAAAGAACGTGGGTTGGCGCATCGACTATCACATCACCACCCCAGGAATTGCGGGAAGCGCTAAAAATACTGCGGTGTATAAAGAGGAGCGTTTCTCAGATCATGCACCACTCACAGTAGATTACGACTGGTCTATTTAG
- a CDS encoding MFS transporter, with amino-acid sequence MLSTLQSWLKDFRVYLEWPCLRMLFLGFSAGLPLLLILGTLSFWLREAGIDRSTIGYLTWVGLIYAFKWMWAPLVDRLPIPLLSTLFGRRRSWLLFAQLLIILGLVGMASIDPKAQLTPIVWCALLVAFGSATQDIALDAFRIESADSDHQAALAATYQTGYRLALIWSGAGVLWLAARAESGSASYDPAAWQFAYLCMALSISVGVLTTLFSKEPVRIELAKARNAKAWLHQTLIEPFADFIKRYGWHAILILSLIAIYRISDVVMGIMANPFYVDMGYTKDEVAAVSKVFGVVMTLVGAFLGGVLTLRFGVMRILLLGAILSAVSNLLFAWLATQGHDLHGLVWVISADNLSSGIASAAFIAFLSALTNIQYSATQYALFSSMMLLLPKWLAGFSGVFVNNFGYASFFISTAIIGAPVLILIWLTIHFKVVEFKKHDSQVAK; translated from the coding sequence GTGCTTAGTACCCTTCAGTCCTGGCTGAAAGATTTTCGGGTTTATCTCGAATGGCCATGCCTCCGAATGCTCTTCTTGGGCTTCTCCGCCGGTCTACCTTTGTTGCTTATTTTGGGAACCTTGAGCTTTTGGCTAAGAGAGGCTGGTATTGATCGCAGCACGATTGGTTATCTGACTTGGGTTGGTTTGATCTACGCGTTTAAGTGGATGTGGGCCCCTTTAGTAGATCGATTACCCATCCCTTTGTTATCAACATTATTTGGTAGAAGACGTAGTTGGCTGCTTTTTGCGCAGTTGCTCATTATTCTGGGTTTGGTCGGTATGGCCAGCATTGATCCCAAAGCTCAACTCACACCAATCGTGTGGTGCGCTCTTTTGGTTGCCTTTGGTTCTGCAACGCAAGATATTGCCCTAGATGCTTTTCGAATTGAGTCTGCAGATAGTGATCATCAAGCAGCATTAGCCGCTACCTATCAAACGGGCTATCGCCTCGCATTGATTTGGTCTGGTGCAGGCGTTCTCTGGTTGGCTGCCCGCGCTGAGTCAGGCTCTGCTAGCTATGATCCTGCTGCATGGCAATTTGCCTATCTATGCATGGCGCTCTCGATTAGTGTGGGCGTGCTCACCACCTTATTTAGTAAAGAGCCGGTTCGTATTGAGCTTGCAAAAGCACGCAATGCAAAGGCATGGCTACATCAAACCTTGATTGAACCATTTGCCGACTTTATTAAGCGTTACGGTTGGCACGCTATTTTGATTCTGTCTTTAATTGCCATCTATCGTATTAGCGATGTGGTGATGGGAATTATGGCTAACCCATTTTATGTAGATATGGGATACACCAAAGATGAGGTCGCAGCTGTTAGTAAAGTCTTTGGAGTAGTGATGACATTAGTCGGCGCCTTCCTTGGGGGTGTACTCACTTTACGTTTTGGCGTGATGCGCATTTTGTTATTGGGTGCAATTTTATCGGCCGTCAGCAATTTATTATTTGCTTGGCTTGCGACACAGGGCCACGATTTGCATGGCTTGGTTTGGGTGATCTCTGCGGATAACCTGAGTTCCGGAATAGCTTCGGCAGCGTTCATCGCATTCTTATCGGCCTTGACGAATATCCAGTACTCCGCAACGCAGTACGCATTGTTTAGCTCCATGATGCTCTTATTGCCAAAGTGGCTGGCTGGATTTTCTGGCGTTTTTGTAAATAACTTTGGCTATGCAAGTTTTTTTATCAGTACCGCAATTATTGGAGCGCCGGTCTTAATTCTGATTTGGCTCACCATCCACTTCAAAGTAGTGGAATTCAAAAAACACGATTCACAAGTCGCTAAATAG
- the metW gene encoding methionine biosynthesis protein MetW: MKRADFAAIANWIAPNSEVLDLGCGDGSFLEYLQKQKPVHAYGVEIDDARVLSCVQKGLNVIQQNLEGGLALFENNSFDTVVLSQTLQTIHETEKILREVVRVGKESVVSFPNFGHWSHRLAVGFGRMPVSKSLPYQWYNTPNVRVLTVADFEKLASSLGLQILDQCILHEGRQVTLMPNLFGSLALFRVRRA, from the coding sequence ATGAAGCGCGCTGACTTTGCCGCGATAGCGAACTGGATTGCGCCCAATAGTGAAGTGCTAGACCTGGGTTGCGGCGATGGTAGTTTCTTGGAGTATTTGCAGAAACAAAAGCCAGTCCATGCTTATGGCGTTGAGATTGATGATGCCCGTGTACTCTCATGTGTGCAAAAGGGTTTGAATGTCATTCAGCAAAATCTTGAAGGCGGTTTGGCACTTTTTGAGAACAATAGTTTTGATACGGTTGTACTCTCTCAAACACTACAAACCATTCATGAGACTGAAAAGATCTTGCGTGAAGTGGTGCGCGTTGGCAAAGAGTCAGTTGTTTCTTTCCCAAATTTTGGTCATTGGTCACACCGCCTAGCAGTTGGCTTTGGCCGTATGCCAGTTTCTAAAAGCTTGCCTTACCAGTGGTACAACACACCTAATGTGCGCGTTCTTACCGTTGCTGATTTTGAAAAATTAGCCTCAAGCTTGGGTCTCCAAATTCTGGATCAATGCATCTTGCATGAGGGTCGTCAGGTTACTTTGATGCCGAATCTTTTTGGAAGCCTAGCGCTGTTCCGCGTTCGACGTGCTTAG
- a CDS encoding homoserine O-acetyltransferase produces the protein MSELHLSRNTIHFAEPLPLQSGAILSGYDLVIETYGKLNADKSNAVLVCHALNASHHVAGPNPDDASDIGWWDNMIGPGKPVDTNHFFVIGVNNLGSCFGSTGPMSINPATKKPYGADFPVITVEDWVNTQARLADKLGIRRFAAVMGGSLGGMQALAWSIQFPKRLGHCLVIASTPKLSAQNIAFNEVARNAILSDPDFHGGNYYEHGVVPKRGLKLARMVGHITYLSDDDMAEKFGRELQRPHGESQDYRFSFDVEFEVESYLRYQGDKFSTYFDANTYLLITRALDYFDPSRRYEGSLNRALAEVQAKFLVVSFSTDWRFPPNRSREIVESLLSNKSEVSYAEIDAPHGHDAFLLDDPRYHNLIRAYFKQMLEVKS, from the coding sequence ATGAGCGAGTTACATCTCTCTAGAAACACTATCCACTTTGCCGAGCCCTTGCCTTTGCAAAGTGGCGCCATCTTATCGGGCTACGATTTAGTTATTGAAACTTACGGCAAGCTGAATGCCGATAAAAGTAATGCTGTGCTGGTTTGCCATGCGCTCAATGCATCGCACCATGTAGCCGGTCCTAACCCCGATGATGCAAGCGATATTGGTTGGTGGGACAACATGATTGGGCCAGGCAAGCCAGTAGATACAAATCATTTCTTTGTTATTGGGGTTAATAACTTAGGCTCTTGCTTCGGATCGACCGGGCCAATGAGCATCAATCCTGCCACTAAAAAGCCTTATGGCGCAGACTTCCCTGTCATCACGGTTGAGGATTGGGTCAATACTCAGGCGCGTTTGGCTGATAAATTGGGTATACGTCGTTTTGCTGCAGTCATGGGTGGAAGCTTGGGTGGAATGCAGGCATTAGCATGGTCTATCCAATTTCCAAAACGCCTTGGCCATTGTTTGGTTATTGCCTCGACGCCAAAACTGAGTGCGCAAAACATCGCGTTCAATGAAGTGGCACGTAATGCTATTTTGTCTGACCCAGATTTTCATGGCGGTAATTATTACGAACATGGCGTAGTGCCGAAGCGCGGGCTAAAGTTGGCTCGTATGGTCGGACACATTACCTATTTATCTGACGATGATATGGCGGAAAAGTTTGGGCGCGAGCTGCAAAGGCCACATGGCGAATCTCAAGACTACCGCTTTAGCTTTGATGTGGAATTTGAGGTTGAAAGTTATTTGCGCTATCAAGGCGATAAGTTTTCTACTTACTTTGATGCCAATACTTATTTACTCATTACCAGGGCGCTAGATTATTTTGACCCTTCTCGTCGTTATGAAGGAAGTCTCAATCGTGCTCTAGCGGAAGTGCAAGCTAAGTTTTTGGTCGTGAGTTTTTCTACTGATTGGCGCTTCCCCCCTAATCGCAGCCGCGAAATTGTGGAATCTTTACTCAGTAATAAGAGTGAAGTGAGTTATGCAGAGATTGATGCACCACATGGGCACGATGCTTTCTTGTTGGATGATCCGCGTTATCACAATCTGATTCGTGCTTATTTCAAACAAATGCTTGAGGTTAAATCATGA
- the slmA gene encoding nucleoid occlusion factor SlmA produces MRDSLDPTASEIEATVAEEGKTRKRPRPGERRLQILQVLAEMLQNPKGERVTTAALAAKIQVSEAALYRHFASKAQMFEGLISFIEQTVFGLINQINQKEESGLAQARGILQMLLFFAEKNPGMTRVLLGDALLQEDDRLQERITQVLDRVEASLKQSLRIAQTQGGAWANVSQDEVSVRAAMLMSCVLGRWHRFARSGFKKLPTEASDISLRILLSE; encoded by the coding sequence ATGCGTGATTCCTTAGACCCTACTGCATCAGAGATCGAAGCGACAGTTGCCGAAGAGGGTAAGACACGCAAGCGCCCGCGCCCTGGTGAACGTCGTCTACAGATCTTGCAGGTGTTGGCAGAGATGTTGCAAAACCCAAAGGGTGAGCGAGTCACTACTGCAGCATTAGCGGCAAAAATTCAGGTATCAGAAGCGGCGCTCTATCGGCATTTCGCTAGTAAGGCGCAGATGTTTGAGGGCTTGATTTCATTTATTGAGCAAACAGTTTTTGGTTTGATTAATCAGATTAATCAAAAAGAAGAATCTGGGCTTGCACAAGCTCGCGGGATTTTGCAGATGCTGTTGTTCTTCGCAGAAAAAAATCCTGGCATGACTCGCGTACTTTTGGGTGATGCTTTGTTGCAAGAGGATGATCGCCTGCAAGAGCGTATTACACAGGTGCTGGATCGCGTGGAGGCATCTCTCAAGCAGTCTTTACGCATTGCTCAAACCCAAGGCGGTGCTTGGGCGAATGTAAGTCAAGATGAGGTTAGTGTCCGAGCAGCTATGTTGATGAGTTGCGTCCTAGGTCGCTGGCATCGATTTGCTCGAAGCGGCTTTAAGAAGCTGCCAACCGAAGCATCTGATATTAGCCTTCGCATTCTTCTGTCCGAATGA
- the argB gene encoding acetylglutamate kinase has product MTKQSPSISEIPPLLKAEILAEALPYIRAYHGKTIVIKYGGNAMVEERLKESFARDVILLKLVGMNPVVVHGGGPQIDEALKKIGKTGTFIQGMRVTDEETMEVVEWVLGGEVQQDIVMLINHFGGQAVGLTGKDGGLIRAKKMLVADEKKVGGTIDLGFVGEIEAINPAVVKALQDDAFIPVISPIGFSEEGQAYNINADLVAGKMAEILHAEKLVMMTNIPGVMDKAGTLLTDLTAREIDGLFADGTISGGMLPKISSALDAAKSGVNSVHIIDGRIEHSLLLEILTEQAFGTMIRSR; this is encoded by the coding sequence ATGACTAAGCAATCCCCATCTATTAGCGAAATCCCACCCTTACTTAAGGCGGAGATTTTGGCCGAGGCTTTGCCTTACATTCGCGCTTATCACGGTAAGACTATTGTGATTAAGTACGGCGGGAATGCGATGGTCGAAGAGCGCCTGAAAGAAAGTTTTGCGCGCGATGTCATTTTGCTAAAGCTGGTTGGTATGAACCCAGTAGTGGTGCATGGTGGCGGTCCGCAAATTGATGAAGCCCTCAAGAAGATTGGTAAGACCGGCACCTTTATTCAAGGTATGCGCGTAACCGATGAAGAAACCATGGAAGTGGTGGAGTGGGTTCTCGGCGGTGAAGTACAGCAAGATATTGTCATGTTGATTAACCACTTCGGTGGCCAGGCGGTTGGTTTGACTGGTAAAGATGGTGGCTTGATTCGTGCGAAGAAGATGTTGGTTGCCGATGAAAAGAAAGTAGGCGGCACTATTGATTTAGGGTTTGTTGGTGAGATTGAAGCCATTAACCCGGCAGTTGTTAAAGCATTGCAAGATGACGCATTTATTCCAGTGATCTCTCCGATTGGATTTAGCGAAGAAGGTCAGGCATACAACATCAATGCTGACTTGGTCGCTGGCAAGATGGCAGAAATTTTGCATGCAGAGAAATTGGTCATGATGACCAATATTCCGGGCGTGATGGATAAGGCCGGCACACTCTTAACCGACCTGACTGCACGTGAAATTGATGGTTTGTTTGCTGACGGCACGATTTCTGGTGGAATGTTGCCAAAGATTTCCTCTGCATTAGATGCGGCAAAGAGTGGTGTGAATTCTGTTCACATCATTGATGGTCGAATTGAGCACTCACTGTTGCTTGAGATTCTGACTGAACAAGCTTTTGGAACAATGATTCGCTCCCGCTGA
- the dksA gene encoding RNA polymerase-binding protein DksA, protein MSEKDYMNAAQLDFFRQKLLTLKDDILKNASETTEHLRENILVPDPADRATIEEEHALELRTRDRERKLLKKVEQALARIESGDYGWCEETGEPIGLNRLIARPTANLSLEAQERRELRQKLFGD, encoded by the coding sequence ATGTCCGAAAAGGACTATATGAATGCGGCTCAGCTGGATTTTTTCCGTCAAAAGCTCCTGACTTTAAAAGATGATATTTTGAAAAATGCTTCTGAAACTACAGAGCATTTGCGTGAGAATATTTTGGTGCCTGATCCTGCTGACCGTGCAACGATCGAGGAAGAGCATGCACTTGAGCTGCGCACACGTGATCGTGAGCGCAAGCTCTTGAAAAAAGTTGAGCAGGCTTTGGCCCGCATTGAGTCTGGTGATTATGGTTGGTGTGAGGAAACAGGCGAGCCGATTGGTTTGAACCGTTTAATTGCACGTCCAACAGCAAATCTCTCACTGGAGGCGCAAGAGCGTCGTGAACTTCGTCAAAAATTGTTTGGCGATTAA